A window of Rhinatrema bivittatum chromosome 2, aRhiBiv1.1, whole genome shotgun sequence contains these coding sequences:
- the LOC115083662 gene encoding zinc finger protein 22-like → MCFILHERLHTVEKPFKCTECGKSFSQMSSVMQHQKIHTGEKPFKFIECGTSFSQKVHLILHQIIHTAEKPFKYTEYCKSFRVKA, encoded by the coding sequence ATGTGTTTCATATTGCATGAGAGACTCCATACTgtagaaaaaccatttaaatgtactgaatgtggcaaAAGCTTTAGTCAGATGTCATCTGTCATGCAGCATCAGAagatccatactggagaaaaaccatttaaatttaTTGAATGTGGTACAAGCTTTTCTCAGAAGGTgcatttaatattgcatcagaTAATCCATACTgcagaaaaaccatttaaatataCTGAATATTGTAAAAGCTTCAGAGTCAAGGCATGA